From Desmodus rotundus isolate HL8 chromosome 10, HLdesRot8A.1, whole genome shotgun sequence, one genomic window encodes:
- the ACAA2 gene encoding 3-ketoacyl-CoA thiolase, mitochondrial, which produces MALLRGVFIVAAKRTPFGAFGGLLKDFTATDLTEFAARAALSAGKVSPETVDSVIVGNVIQASSDAIYLARHVGLRVGVPKETPALTLNRLCGSGFQSIVTGCQEICVKDAEIVLCGGTESMSQAPYCVRNMRFGTKFGSEVQLEDTLWASLTDQHVQIPMGITAENLASKHKISRDDCDKYALQSQQRWKAANDAGYFNNEMAPIEVKTKKGKQTMQVDEHARPQTTLEQLSKLPPVFKKEGTVTAGNASGVSDGAGAVIIASEDAVKKHNFTPLARIVGYFVSGCDPTIMGIGPVPAINGALKKAGLSLKDMDLVEVNEAFAPQYLAVQKGLDLDPSKTNVNGGAIALGHPLGASGSRITAHLAHELRRRGGKYAVGSACIGGGQGIAIIIESTA; this is translated from the exons ATGGCCCTTCTCCGAG GTGTGTTTATTGTTGCCGCGAAGCGAACACCCTTTGGAGCCTTTGGAGGTCTTCTGAAAGACTTCACAGCTACGGACTTGACCGAATTTGCTGCCAGGGCGGCCTTGTCTGCTGGCAAAGTATCACCCGAGACTGTTGACAGTGTAATTGTAGGCAACGTCATACAG GCCTCTTCAGATGCTATATACTTGGCAAGGCACGTCGGTCTGCGTGTGGGCGTCCCGAAGGAGACCCCGGCGCTCACTCTTAACAGGCTATGTGGCTCTGGTTTCCAGTCCATTGTGACCGGGTGTCAG GAAATTTGTGTTAAAGATGCTGAAATTGTCCTGTGTGGAGGAACCGAAAGCATGAGCCAGGCTCCCTACTGTGTCAGAAACATGCGTTTTGGAACCAAGTTTGGATCAGAAGTCCAG CTGGAAGATACTTTGTGGGCATCATTAACAGATCAGCACGTCCAAATCCCCATGGGAATTACTGCAGAGAATCTTgcttcaaaacataaaataagcagAGACGACTGTGACAAATACGCCCTGCAGTCACAGCAGAGGTGGAAAGCTG CTAACGATGCTGGCTATTTCAATAATGAGATGGCACCCATTGAGGTGAAGacgaagaaaggaaaacagacaatGCAGGTAGATGAGCATGCTCGGCCCCAGACAACTCTGGAGCAGCTCAGCAAACTTCCTCCGGTGTTCAAGAAGGAAGGGACCGTTACTGCCGGGAATGCCTCG GGCGTATCTGACGGTGCTGGAGCTGTTATCATTGCCAGTGAAGACGCTGTTAAAAAGCATAACTTCACACCGCTGGCGAGAATTGTGGGCTATTTTGTGTCTGGATGTGATCCTACTATCATGGGTATTG GTCCTGTCCCTGCTATCAATGGGGCGCTGAAGAAAGCGGGACTGAGTCTGAAGGACATGGACTTGGTGGAG GTGAATGAAGCTTTTGCTCCCCAGTACTTGGCTGTTCAGAAGGGTTTGGATCTCGACCCAAGTAAAACCAATGTGAACGGAGGAGCCATTGCTTTGGGTCACCCCCTGGGAGCGTCTGGGTCAAGAATTACCGCCCACCTGGCTCACGAATTAAG GCGTCGGGGTGGGAAGTACGCCGTTGGATCAGCTTGCATCGGAGGCGGCCAAGGCATTGCCATCATCATCGAGAGCACAGCCTGA